In a single window of the Thermodesulfobacteriota bacterium genome:
- a CDS encoding 2-hydroxyacyl-CoA dehydratase family protein gives MKTNLFDPFLEEPAGPLVQQAMENGGIAVGYTCSYVPSVLLSIPPLFPVRMRAPGASGTELADIYLSKLTCSYTRSLLEFSMDFRYDFLGGWVHAASCDHLRRLNDNMTYLLSPDFSHIIDVPHRAGKEGLDWFLEELKILIGRLETHFGLTISDDDLARAIADYNNFVGLLTSVAERRKEDLPPLSGTEFHKMMLAAFTSPRHLIRKPIETFRDSVRERKNIKAPRARLMLVGGQMDDPRYIDTIESTGAVVVADRFCTGSIPGLDPIGPAESPLRAIAEHTLLAPSCPRMMEDFDRRLKQIVDTAAAYRVDGILLEFIKFCDTWGVESASLVAALRESGLRVLSLEREYSGTGLGQLQTRVQAFLESMGK, from the coding sequence ATGAAAACCAACCTGTTTGACCCTTTTCTGGAAGAACCCGCCGGCCCCCTGGTCCAGCAGGCCATGGAAAACGGCGGCATCGCCGTCGGCTACACGTGCAGCTACGTCCCGTCCGTGCTGCTGTCAATTCCGCCGCTGTTTCCTGTCCGAATGCGGGCTCCGGGAGCGTCCGGAACGGAACTGGCCGATATTTATCTGTCCAAGCTGACCTGCTCCTACACCCGCAGCCTGCTGGAATTTTCCATGGATTTTCGCTATGACTTTCTGGGCGGCTGGGTCCATGCCGCCAGCTGCGACCACCTGCGGCGGCTGAACGACAACATGACCTACCTGCTGTCCCCGGATTTTTCCCACATCATCGACGTGCCGCACCGGGCCGGAAAAGAAGGGTTGGACTGGTTCCTGGAGGAGCTGAAAATTCTGATCGGGCGGCTTGAAACTCACTTTGGCCTGACCATCTCCGACGACGATCTTGCCCGGGCCATTGCCGATTACAATAACTTTGTCGGGCTGCTGACCTCCGTTGCCGAGCGCCGCAAAGAAGACCTTCCGCCGCTGTCAGGAACGGAATTTCATAAAATGATGCTGGCGGCTTTCACCTCTCCCCGCCATCTGATCCGGAAACCCATCGAAACCTTTCGGGACAGCGTCCGGGAACGGAAAAACATCAAGGCCCCGCGGGCCCGGCTGATGCTGGTCGGCGGGCAGATGGACGATCCCCGCTATATCGATACCATCGAATCCACCGGCGCCGTGGTGGTGGCCGACCGGTTCTGCACCGGCTCCATCCCCGGGCTGGATCCCATTGGTCCGGCGGAATCTCCGCTTCGCGCCATCGCGGAGCACACGCTGCTGGCCCCCTCCTGCCCGCGCATGATGGAGGATTTTGACCGGCGGCTGAAACAGATCGTGGACACGGCCGCGGCCTACCGAGTGGACGGCATCCTTCTGGAGTTTATCAAATTCTGCGACACCTGGGGCGTCGAGTCAGCCTCGCTGGTGGCCGCCTTGCGGGAATCCGGTCTCCGGGTTTTATCTCTGGAACGGGAATACAGCGGCACCGGCCTGGGACAGCTTCAGACCCGGGTACAGGCCTTTCTGGAAAGCATGGGAAAATAA
- a CDS encoding 2-hydroxyacyl-CoA dehydratase family protein → MNLVRSTLYAKHVISNWTAIAGMGWRNGPIKTLRNLERYPWMKVLLRANLLNEKFGKNRDDAYYEATLLVISYVVKGFVEILDDMFLRGERLIIHEDMVPPEIFRAMGLTPFMAELLGIALPMIDPHAVEPYIDRSENAGVPPDVCSLPKSTMGFVLAGELPPGLALISSNLPCDGGMSSYTLIERTLNLPTFRLDIPHHFYNDRARDYFTEELRRLIRWLETHTPGKMNWDRLAAICNERNRMVEQELELWDMLKTRPAPLAAEPIYLSHLWGANVSPGKPQTTLLFKRLCDLARKNLQSGKGALPNEKYRALLWNPPLLHAVDLFNWAETAYGVSLIIDSMSYNRREPYIDTSSEETMLRGLGMNIMEGPMARHTRGPAQNYLDDIFDMIKQFDIDMLWVAGHVGCKNTAALNGVLREKCREHKLPLLIINYDLSDPRIVSRDGILEQVNHFMENIMKARRLDI, encoded by the coding sequence ATGAACCTTGTCCGCTCGACGCTATATGCCAAACACGTGATTTCGAACTGGACGGCCATCGCCGGCATGGGCTGGCGCAACGGTCCGATAAAAACCCTTCGCAATCTTGAGCGTTATCCCTGGATGAAGGTCTTGCTGCGGGCCAACCTGCTAAACGAAAAATTCGGAAAAAACCGGGATGACGCTTATTATGAAGCCACCCTGCTGGTGATTTCCTATGTGGTCAAGGGGTTTGTCGAAATTCTGGACGACATGTTCCTGCGGGGCGAACGGCTGATCATTCACGAGGACATGGTTCCGCCGGAAATTTTTCGGGCCATGGGGCTGACGCCGTTCATGGCCGAACTCCTGGGCATCGCCCTGCCCATGATCGATCCCCATGCCGTGGAACCATACATCGACCGCTCGGAAAACGCGGGCGTGCCGCCGGATGTCTGCAGTCTGCCCAAGAGCACCATGGGTTTCGTCCTGGCCGGTGAGCTACCCCCGGGCCTGGCGCTGATCTCCTCCAACCTGCCCTGCGACGGCGGCATGTCGTCCTATACCCTGATTGAGCGCACCCTTAACCTGCCAACGTTCCGACTGGACATTCCCCATCATTTCTACAACGACCGGGCGAGAGACTATTTTACGGAAGAACTGCGGCGGCTTATCCGCTGGCTGGAGACCCACACCCCGGGAAAAATGAACTGGGACAGGCTGGCCGCCATCTGCAATGAACGGAACCGCATGGTGGAGCAGGAACTGGAGCTTTGGGACATGCTCAAAACCCGGCCGGCGCCGCTGGCCGCCGAACCGATTTATTTGAGCCATCTCTGGGGCGCCAACGTGTCTCCGGGAAAGCCACAAACCACCCTGCTGTTCAAACGCCTGTGCGATCTGGCCCGGAAAAACCTTCAGTCCGGAAAAGGCGCCCTTCCCAATGAAAAGTACCGGGCTTTGCTGTGGAACCCGCCGCTGCTGCATGCCGTGGACCTGTTTAACTGGGCGGAAACCGCCTACGGCGTATCGCTGATTATCGACAGCATGTCTTACAATCGCCGGGAACCCTATATCGACACCTCCTCCGAAGAGACCATGCTGCGGGGCCTGGGCATGAACATCATGGAGGGTCCCATGGCCCGTCACACCCGCGGTCCGGCCCAGAACTATCTGGATGATATTTTCGACATGATCAAGCAGTTCGACATTGACATGCTCTGGGTGGCCGGCCACGTAGGCTGTAAAAACACGGCCGCCTTAAACGGCGTGCTGCGGGAAAAATGCCGGGAACACAAACTGCCCCTGCTGATCATCAACTACGATTTGAGCGACCCGCGCATCGTCTCCAGAGACGGCATTCTGGAGCAGGTCAACCATTTCATGGAAAACATCATGAAGGCCCGGCGCCTGGATATATGA
- a CDS encoding acyl-CoA dehydratase activase gives MSSENGFYAGCDVGSTTGKAVIIKENKIVGSAIMPGEIDPGETASRVLEMACRQVAGLSGISGLTRLIGTGYGRNEVPFAHDNISEITCHASGVFFCKPDVRTVLDIGGQDVKAIAMDENGRVREFVMNDKCAAGTGRFLEMMSRIFKMDLDQFSDLSLQARAVIPITSQCSVFAETEVISLLSKKKPAADIAAGIQASIAKRSFTLLKRVGIQPKVTVTGGCSKSKGLIIHLARLLRMEPEPLPVDPQLMGALGAAAEARKQATGNR, from the coding sequence ATGAGTTCTGAAAACGGTTTCTACGCCGGCTGCGACGTGGGCTCCACCACCGGCAAAGCGGTCATCATTAAAGAAAACAAAATCGTCGGGTCGGCCATCATGCCCGGGGAGATCGATCCCGGGGAAACCGCCTCCCGCGTGCTGGAAATGGCCTGCCGGCAGGTTGCGGGCCTGTCGGGCATCAGCGGCCTCACCCGGCTGATCGGAACCGGATACGGCCGCAACGAAGTCCCCTTTGCCCATGATAATATCTCGGAAATCACCTGCCATGCGTCCGGCGTCTTTTTCTGCAAACCGGACGTTCGCACCGTCCTGGATATCGGCGGCCAGGACGTCAAAGCCATCGCCATGGACGAAAACGGCCGGGTCCGCGAGTTTGTCATGAACGACAAGTGCGCCGCCGGCACCGGCCGTTTTCTGGAAATGATGAGCCGAATCTTCAAAATGGACCTGGACCAGTTTTCCGATCTCTCCCTCCAGGCCCGAGCCGTCATTCCCATCACCTCCCAATGCAGCGTTTTTGCTGAAACCGAGGTCATCAGCCTGCTCAGCAAAAAAAAGCCCGCCGCCGACATCGCCGCCGGCATCCAGGCATCCATTGCCAAACGCAGCTTCACGCTTTTAAAACGGGTCGGCATCCAGCCCAAAGTGACCGTTACCGGCGGCTGCTCCAAAAGCAAGGGGCTGATCATACACCTGGCCCGCCTGTTGAGAATGGAACCGGAACCGCTGCCCGTCGATCCCCAGTTGATGGGCGCCCTGGGCGCCGCGGCCGAAGCCCGAAAGCAGGCCACCGGTAATAGATAA
- a CDS encoding DUF1302 domain-containing protein encodes MKHKTSHQRFPWLFSKGFLLVAAVLLSGALNPASAFQFEKGDLRGSLDTTLSYGLQWRVQSQDDSIIGLTNGGKAYSVNGDNGNLNFDKGLVSNVPKISSELELKYKNFGAFARGWAFYDFAVENHHMDKAELTNDALDLVGSDVKLLDAYVSGNFDIADKPLGIRVGDQVVSWGEGTFFTGGINTINPMDVSAIRLPGAELKEALIPEGMVVASMGISSNASFEGLYLYDWDYTDIDPSGSLFSTSDSVGEGGEKVVLAFGSISDEGTDLGSMGFDPDFLMVSRGPSDKADDNGQYGLAFRYLAEAMNDTEFGLYYVNYHSRLPILSTRTGTATGVASASAAAFNQTVTAITQQLMAAGMDAATAQATAVSKSAPLLVDAYAQTGYYYTEYPEDIPMCGLSFNTSLGSTGVALQGEVSYRNDMPLQIDDVEMVLAYLSPIEFNPSYKDNQVGIFGADEIIHGYIEKDVIQTQVTATQVFGPTLGSNSFTLLGEVGYTRVQDMPDKSELRLESAGTYTSGNPSQAVLPQTDPTKPFGGAHYGKAAESSDHFADADSWGYRLMAKLNYENAIGPVGLSPYCAWQHDVAGNSPAPGGNFIEDRKAVTVGLTGLYLSAWSVDVSYTNFFGADRYNLINDRDFIQTNIKYSF; translated from the coding sequence ATGAAACACAAAACATCACACCAACGTTTCCCCTGGTTGTTTTCAAAAGGATTTCTTTTGGTTGCGGCGGTTCTCTTATCCGGCGCACTAAATCCGGCGTCCGCTTTCCAGTTTGAAAAAGGCGACCTGAGGGGCAGTCTGGACACGACGCTATCTTATGGCCTGCAATGGCGTGTCCAGTCTCAGGATGATTCCATTATCGGCCTGACCAACGGCGGGAAGGCTTATTCCGTCAACGGCGACAACGGCAATTTGAACTTTGATAAAGGTCTGGTCAGCAATGTACCCAAAATTTCATCCGAACTGGAGCTGAAGTATAAGAATTTCGGTGCGTTTGCCAGAGGCTGGGCCTTTTATGACTTTGCGGTGGAAAACCACCATATGGACAAAGCCGAGCTGACGAATGATGCCCTTGACCTGGTGGGCAGTGATGTCAAGCTTCTGGACGCGTATGTTTCGGGAAATTTTGACATCGCCGACAAGCCGCTTGGCATTCGCGTGGGAGACCAGGTGGTCAGCTGGGGGGAGGGAACCTTTTTTACGGGTGGCATTAACACCATCAACCCCATGGATGTCAGCGCCATCCGGCTTCCCGGCGCCGAATTGAAGGAAGCCCTTATCCCCGAAGGAATGGTTGTCGCCTCCATGGGGATTTCGAGCAACGCCTCTTTTGAAGGCCTCTATCTGTATGACTGGGACTACACCGACATTGATCCGTCCGGATCTCTTTTTTCCACTTCAGACTCCGTCGGCGAGGGCGGTGAAAAGGTGGTGCTGGCGTTTGGATCCATTTCCGATGAAGGCACCGATCTGGGCTCCATGGGATTTGATCCGGACTTTCTGATGGTATCGCGGGGCCCCTCCGACAAGGCGGATGATAACGGGCAATATGGCCTGGCCTTCCGGTATTTAGCGGAAGCCATGAACGACACGGAGTTCGGTCTTTATTATGTGAATTACCACAGCCGCCTGCCCATATTAAGTACCCGGACGGGAACCGCCACGGGCGTGGCGTCAGCGTCAGCCGCTGCCTTCAACCAGACGGTAACGGCCATAACGCAACAGCTGATGGCCGCCGGAATGGATGCCGCGACCGCGCAGGCCACGGCCGTATCAAAAAGCGCCCCTTTGCTGGTCGATGCCTACGCTCAAACCGGTTATTATTATACCGAATATCCGGAAGACATCCCCATGTGCGGCCTGAGTTTCAATACCAGCCTCGGCTCAACCGGAGTCGCCCTGCAGGGTGAAGTCTCCTATCGTAATGACATGCCGCTGCAGATCGATGACGTGGAGATGGTTCTGGCCTACCTGTCACCCATTGAATTCAATCCCTCGTACAAGGACAACCAGGTCGGCATCTTCGGCGCTGATGAGATCATTCACGGCTATATTGAAAAGGACGTTATCCAGACACAGGTAACCGCTACCCAGGTCTTCGGGCCGACCCTGGGCTCGAACAGCTTTACGCTGCTCGGTGAAGTCGGTTACACCCGCGTGCAAGACATGCCGGATAAAAGCGAACTGCGCCTGGAATCCGCCGGTACCTATACCTCCGGTAACCCCTCTCAGGCGGTTCTGCCGCAGACGGATCCCACCAAGCCCTTTGGCGGCGCCCATTACGGGAAGGCGGCCGAATCGTCCGACCATTTCGCCGACGCCGATTCGTGGGGATACCGGTTGATGGCCAAACTCAACTACGAGAACGCCATCGGCCCGGTGGGACTGTCCCCATATTGCGCCTGGCAGCATGATGTTGCGGGAAACTCGCCCGCGCCCGGCGGCAATTTCATCGAGGACCGCAAGGCGGTTACGGTAGGCCTGACGGGGCTTTATTTAAGCGCCTGGTCGGTGGATGTAAGCTATACGAACTTTTTCGGCGCCGACCGGTACAACCTGATTAACGATCGTGACTTTATTCAAACCAACATCAAGTATTCATTCTAA
- a CDS encoding DUF1329 domain-containing protein yields the protein MLKKTLLPIGLLLLFAMVASSAWAVLSSEEIARLGKDLTPLGGEKAGNAAGTIPAWDGGITTPPAEYKPGMHYPDPYAGDKSLVTITKSNMSQYADKLTAAHKAMLEQYDTFKMNVYPTHRSAACPERIYEATKKSAATAELLDNGYGVKNTAIGIPFPIPKTGLDVIWNHILRYRCDRAARSIAQAVLTRGGEYTLVEMKDEFDMLYAHEGMTPETLGNVITYFKQEVVAPARLAGGILLVHETMDQVKEPRSAWIYNPGQRRVRRAPNVAYDNPGTASDGVRTTDQFDMFSGATDRYDWKLVGKKEIYVPYNAYKLHSDKLTYKEILTPLHINPDVCRYELHRVWVVEATLKDGSRHIYKRRTFYVDEDSWQIVFSDIYDNRDQLWRFSEGHVINYYNVPSLWTTLEVHGDLQSGRYLALGLYNESSVYDFDIKRTKEDYMPAALRREGTR from the coding sequence ATGCTGAAAAAAACGCTTTTACCCATAGGTCTTTTGCTGTTGTTCGCCATGGTCGCTTCTTCAGCCTGGGCCGTGTTATCTTCCGAGGAAATCGCCCGGCTGGGCAAGGATCTGACGCCGCTGGGAGGCGAAAAGGCCGGGAATGCCGCCGGCACCATTCCCGCCTGGGACGGGGGCATTACCACGCCGCCGGCCGAGTATAAGCCCGGCATGCATTATCCGGACCCCTATGCCGGCGACAAAAGCCTGGTTACCATTACCAAGAGCAATATGAGCCAGTACGCCGATAAACTGACAGCCGCCCACAAAGCCATGCTGGAACAGTATGATACGTTTAAAATGAACGTCTACCCGACCCACCGGAGCGCCGCCTGCCCGGAACGGATTTACGAGGCCACCAAAAAATCCGCGGCTACGGCCGAGCTGCTGGACAATGGCTACGGCGTAAAGAATACCGCTATCGGTATTCCCTTCCCCATTCCCAAAACCGGACTGGATGTGATCTGGAACCACATCCTGCGGTATCGCTGCGATAGAGCTGCCCGCTCCATCGCTCAGGCGGTGCTGACCCGGGGGGGCGAGTACACCCTGGTCGAAATGAAAGACGAGTTTGACATGCTTTACGCCCATGAAGGGATGACCCCGGAAACACTGGGGAATGTAATCACTTATTTTAAACAGGAAGTGGTCGCGCCGGCGCGTCTGGCCGGCGGCATCCTGCTGGTACATGAAACCATGGACCAGGTCAAGGAACCCCGGTCGGCCTGGATTTACAACCCGGGCCAGCGCCGGGTCCGGAGAGCGCCCAATGTCGCCTATGACAATCCCGGGACGGCTTCCGACGGCGTCAGAACGACGGACCAGTTTGACATGTTCAGCGGGGCCACGGACCGCTATGACTGGAAACTGGTGGGAAAAAAGGAAATCTACGTTCCTTATAACGCCTACAAGCTTCACAGCGACAAGCTGACCTACAAGGAAATCCTGACCCCCCTGCACATCAATCCCGATGTCTGCCGGTACGAGCTTCACCGGGTCTGGGTCGTGGAAGCCACCTTGAAGGACGGCAGCCGTCATATTTATAAGCGCCGGACGTTCTATGTGGATGAAGACTCCTGGCAGATTGTTTTCTCCGATATCTATGATAATCGGGATCAGCTCTGGCGTTTTTCCGAAGGCCATGTCATCAACTACTATAACGTGCCGTCCTTATGGACGACCCTGGAAGTCCACGGCGATCTTCAGTCCGGCCGATATCTCGCCCTGGGTCTGTATAATGAAAGCAGTGTGTATGATTTTGACATCAAACGGACCAAGGAAGACTATATGCCGGCCGCCTTACGGCGCGAAGGCACCAGGTAG
- a CDS encoding YCF48-related protein, producing MNRLSFSPLFTRFSRKKTAAAVLLVVSVFFSSFLPAAEPPPEYAAIEPLASKSLLLSACLADGRMVVVGERGHILYSDDKGSSWTQANVQTIATLTGVYFHDKNLGWAVGHDAVILKTADGGKTWSRVYSAPEEERPLLDVWFKDAEQGVAVGAYGLFMTTEDGGLNWSENPIGEEDWHLNQIRRSDSGRLYIAGEAGNICRSDDNGQTWTVLPSPYAGSFFGVLPLEGDTVLVFGLRGHLYRSEDAGDNWQPIESHTQAMLTGGARMPDGRLVVVGLSGTVLVSDDNGKSFSLLQQPDRMAIMSALPVEGGKVLLIGDGGTKELSIAVKE from the coding sequence ATGAACCGGTTATCCTTTTCCCCTCTTTTTACGAGATTTTCCAGAAAAAAGACTGCTGCCGCTGTTCTTCTTGTTGTTTCTGTTTTCTTTTCCTCTTTTCTTCCTGCTGCCGAACCTCCGCCGGAATACGCCGCCATAGAGCCACTGGCGTCCAAATCGCTTCTACTGTCCGCCTGCCTTGCTGATGGCCGGATGGTCGTTGTCGGCGAACGGGGCCACATTCTCTATTCCGACGACAAGGGGTCTTCCTGGACTCAGGCTAACGTCCAGACGATCGCCACGCTTACCGGTGTTTATTTTCATGATAAAAACCTGGGCTGGGCCGTCGGCCATGACGCGGTTATTTTAAAGACCGCCGATGGCGGAAAAACCTGGTCCCGGGTTTATTCAGCTCCCGAAGAAGAACGGCCGCTGCTTGATGTCTGGTTTAAAGACGCTGAGCAGGGTGTGGCGGTGGGCGCCTACGGCTTGTTTATGACGACGGAGGACGGCGGGCTTAACTGGTCCGAAAATCCGATCGGCGAGGAGGACTGGCATTTGAACCAGATCAGACGATCGGACAGTGGAAGACTCTATATCGCCGGAGAGGCGGGAAACATCTGCCGGTCGGATGATAATGGCCAAACCTGGACGGTGCTGCCGTCGCCGTATGCGGGCTCTTTCTTCGGCGTCCTGCCCCTTGAGGGCGATACGGTTCTGGTGTTCGGCTTGAGAGGGCACCTTTACCGTTCGGAAGATGCCGGTGACAACTGGCAGCCGATCGAGTCTCACACGCAAGCCATGCTGACCGGCGGCGCCAGGATGCCGGACGGCCGCCTTGTTGTGGTGGGGCTCAGCGGGACCGTTCTGGTCAGCGACGATAACGGAAAAAGTTTCAGTCTGCTTCAACAGCCGGATCGAATGGCGATAATGTCGGCCTTACCGGTTGAAGGCGGCAAAGTCCTACTTATCGGCGATGGAGGAACAAAAGAACTGTCAATAGCCGTTAAGGAGTAG
- a CDS encoding MMPL family transporter: MMKNASLQSRFEDLIFNNRALVIAFFVLVTVFMVFSVTRLRIDAGFNKMLPLEHEYMKTYVQYRQEFGGANRVLIAVMTKKGDIFTPEFFDLLKNVTDDVFFLPGVDRALVQSIFTPNVRYTEVVEDGIAGGNVIPDDFRPTPEGLARVRENIIKAGILGRLIANDFSGAIVSAQLMEIDPNTGQRLDYVDVAHRLEKEIREKYDQQDVNDLYDIHIIGFAKVIGDIADGVARVVLFFGVTFLLTAVLIYLYTLSFKLSLIPLFSSLIVVLWQLGLLTVLGFGIDPMGILVPFLVFAISVSHGVQMVSVVKTEILYGASGMDAARESFRRLLIPGSTALLTDVIGFITIYFIKIRIIQELAITASIGVAVILLTNLILIPVLMSYLRHDEKIRHRINAQHRFLRPLWNGLAKVTNPKAAGITILIAVLLLVLGWQRAMDVKIGDLHRGVPELRAQSRYNLDSEIISRRFSIGVDILTVIVETISEGCIDYDVMETIDRFGWHMRNVPGVQSVINLADISKIINSGWNEGSPKWRVLPRNKDVMIQSVAYVPTSSGLANACGSAMPVMLFTEDHKAETIDRIVAEVKNFREKYETDKVKFRLATGSVGVMAATNEEVAAEQFPILLYVFASVILLCVISFRSIRGMLCVILPLGLVSILAYTVMNLLEIGLKVSTLPVAALGVGVGVDYGIYIFSRLKAFLSEGVSLNEAYKNTLGVNGIGVLFTGITLAAGVGTWIFSPLKFQADMGILLTFLFFVNMLGALFLLPALARFLVKPKTVS; this comes from the coding sequence ATGATGAAGAATGCTTCCCTCCAGTCCCGGTTTGAAGACTTGATTTTCAACAATCGCGCGCTGGTCATCGCTTTTTTTGTCCTTGTCACGGTTTTCATGGTTTTTTCCGTTACCCGCCTGCGTATCGATGCCGGCTTCAACAAGATGCTGCCCCTGGAACATGAGTACATGAAAACCTATGTCCAGTATCGTCAGGAGTTCGGCGGCGCCAACCGGGTGCTGATCGCCGTAATGACGAAAAAGGGGGATATCTTTACGCCGGAGTTCTTTGATCTTCTCAAAAACGTTACCGACGACGTGTTCTTTCTCCCGGGGGTCGATCGTGCGCTGGTGCAGTCCATTTTTACCCCCAATGTGCGCTATACGGAGGTGGTCGAAGACGGCATCGCCGGAGGCAACGTGATCCCCGACGATTTCCGCCCGACGCCCGAGGGGCTGGCGCGTGTCAGGGAAAATATCATTAAAGCCGGCATTCTCGGCCGGCTGATTGCCAACGACTTTTCCGGCGCCATCGTCAGCGCCCAGTTAATGGAGATTGATCCCAATACCGGCCAGCGGCTGGACTATGTCGACGTGGCCCATCGCCTGGAAAAAGAGATCCGGGAAAAATACGACCAGCAAGACGTCAATGACCTTTACGATATCCACATCATCGGCTTTGCCAAGGTGATCGGCGATATCGCCGACGGGGTCGCCCGGGTGGTGCTGTTCTTCGGCGTTACCTTCCTGCTGACGGCCGTATTGATCTATCTGTATACCCTTTCGTTCAAGCTTTCGCTGATCCCCCTGTTTTCTTCTCTGATTGTGGTTCTCTGGCAGCTGGGCTTGCTGACGGTCCTGGGCTTCGGCATCGATCCCATGGGCATTCTGGTGCCGTTTCTGGTTTTCGCCATCAGCGTCAGCCATGGCGTCCAGATGGTCAGCGTGGTCAAAACCGAAATCCTGTATGGCGCCAGCGGCATGGATGCCGCGAGGGAAAGCTTCCGGCGGCTCCTTATCCCCGGAAGCACCGCCCTGCTCACCGATGTCATCGGGTTTATCACCATATACTTTATCAAGATCCGTATCATTCAGGAGCTGGCCATAACGGCCAGCATCGGTGTGGCCGTCATTCTGTTGACCAACCTGATCCTGATCCCGGTACTCATGTCCTATCTGCGGCATGATGAAAAAATTCGCCACCGTATCAACGCCCAGCACCGCTTTCTCCGCCCCCTGTGGAACGGCCTGGCCAAAGTCACCAACCCCAAAGCCGCCGGCATAACCATTCTGATTGCCGTTTTACTCCTGGTGCTGGGCTGGCAGAGAGCCATGGACGTTAAAATCGGAGACCTGCACCGGGGCGTGCCTGAACTGCGGGCCCAGTCCCGGTATAACCTTGACAGCGAAATTATCAGCCGCCGCTTTTCCATCGGTGTGGACATCCTGACGGTAATTGTGGAGACGATTTCGGAAGGGTGCATTGACTACGACGTGATGGAAACCATCGATCGTTTCGGGTGGCACATGAGAAACGTGCCGGGGGTTCAGTCCGTGATCAACCTGGCGGATATTTCCAAGATCATCAATTCCGGCTGGAATGAGGGAAGCCCGAAATGGCGGGTGTTGCCGAGAAACAAGGACGTGATGATTCAGTCGGTCGCCTATGTTCCCACCAGCAGCGGCCTTGCCAATGCCTGCGGCAGCGCCATGCCGGTCATGCTTTTCACGGAAGACCACAAGGCCGAAACCATCGACCGGATTGTCGCGGAAGTCAAAAACTTCCGTGAAAAATACGAAACCGACAAGGTAAAATTCCGCCTGGCCACCGGTAGCGTCGGGGTCATGGCGGCCACAAACGAAGAGGTCGCCGCCGAGCAGTTCCCGATCCTCCTCTATGTTTTTGCATCGGTCATCCTGCTGTGCGTGATTTCCTTCCGTTCCATCCGGGGAATGCTGTGTGTCATCCTGCCCCTGGGGCTGGTTTCGATTCTGGCCTATACGGTGATGAACCTGCTGGAAATCGGCCTCAAGGTCTCGACCCTTCCGGTGGCGGCCCTGGGAGTCGGGGTTGGCGTTGATTACGGCATTTATATTTTCAGCCGCCTTAAGGCCTTTTTATCCGAGGGTGTCTCCCTTAACGAGGCCTATAAAAACACCCTCGGTGTTAACGGTATCGGCGTTCTGTTTACCGGGATAACGCTGGCCGCGGGCGTGGGCACCTGGATCTTTTCTCCGCTTAAATTCCAGGCGGACATGGGCATCCTGCTGACCTTCCTGTTTTTTGTGAATATGCTGGGCGCGCTGTTTTTGTTGCCCGCTCTGGCCCGATTCCTGGTAAAACCGAAAACCGTGAGTTAA